One Gossypium hirsutum isolate 1008001.06 chromosome A11, Gossypium_hirsutum_v2.1, whole genome shotgun sequence genomic window carries:
- the LOC121209965 gene encoding LOW QUALITY PROTEIN: ATP synthase subunit alpha, chloroplastic-like (The sequence of the model RefSeq protein was modified relative to this genomic sequence to represent the inferred CDS: inserted 1 base in 1 codon), with amino-acid sequence MVTIRADEISNIIRERIEQYNRXVKIVNTGTVLQVGDGIARIHGLDKVMAGELVEFEEGTIGIALNLESNNVGVVLMGDGLMIQEGSSVKATGKIAQIPVSEAYLGRVINALAKPIDGRGEISVSESRLIESPVPGIISRRSVYEPLQTGLIAIDSMIPIGRGQRELIIGDRQTGKTAVATDTILNQQGQNVICVYVAIGQKASSVAQVVTTFQERGAMEYTIVVAEMADSPATLQYLAPYTGAALAEYFMYRERHTLIIYDDLSKQAQAYRQMSLLLRRPPGREAYPGDVFYLHSRLLESAAKSSYQLSEGSMTALPIVETQSGDVSAYIPTNVISITDGQIFLSADLFNAGIRPAINVGISVSRVGSAAFFLVF; translated from the exons ATGGTAACTATTAGAGCCGATGAAATTAGTAATATTATCCGTGAACGTATTGAGCAATATAATA AAGTAAAGATTGTAAATACTGGTACCGTCCTTCAAGTGGGCGACGGCATTGCTCGTATTCATGGTCTTGATAAAGTAATGGCAGGTGAATTAGTAGAATTTGAAGAGGGTACCATAGGCATTGCCCTAAATTTGGAATCAAATAATGTTGGTGTTGTATTAATGGGTGACGGTTTGATGATACAAGAGGGAAGTTCTGTAAAAGCAACAGGAAAAATTGCTCAGATACCAGTGAGTGAGGCTTATTTGGGTCGTGTTATAAATGCCCTGGCTAAGCCTATTGACGGTCGGGGTGAAATTTCAGTTTCTGAATCTCGGTTAATTGAATCTCCTGTCCCAG GTATTATTTCGAGACGTTCTGTTTATGAGCCTCTTCAAACAGGACTTATTGCTATTGATTCGATGATCCCTATAGGACGTGGTCAGCGAGAATTAATTATTGGGGATAGACAGACTGGTAAAACAGCAGTAGCCACGGATACGATTCTCAATCAGCAAGGGCAAAATGTAATATGTGTTTATGTAGCTATTGGTCAAAAAGCATCTTCTGTGGCTCAGGTAGTGACCACTTTCCAAGAAAGGGGAGCGATGGAGTACACCATTGTGGTAGCCGAAATGGCGGATTCCCCAGCTACATTACAATACCTCGCTCCTTATACAGGAGCTGCTTTGGCTGAATATTTTATGTATCGTGAACGACACACCTTAATCATTTATGATGATCTTTCCAAGCAAGCACAGGCTTATCGCCAAATGTCTCTTCTATTACGAAGACCGCCAGGTCGTGAAGCTTATCCAGGAGATGTTTTTTATTTGCATTCGCGCCTtttagaaagcgccgctaaatcaagttatcagtTAAGTGAAGGAAGTATGACTGCTTTACCAATAGTTGAGACCCAGTCGGGAGACGTTTCGGCGTATATTCCTACTAATGTGATTTCCATTACAGATGGACAAATATTCTTATCCGCCGATCTATTCAATGCTGGAATCAGACCTGCTATTAATGTGGGGATTTCCGTCTCCAGAGTAGGATCGGCGGCTTTCTTTCTTGTCTTCTAA